One Gossypium hirsutum isolate 1008001.06 chromosome A11, Gossypium_hirsutum_v2.1, whole genome shotgun sequence genomic window carries:
- the LOC107912725 gene encoding cytokinin hydroxylase, with amino-acid sequence MSAMVVCLTTLSVLFISLVFKLVFDTIHCYILIPRRIKNMMQKQGVRGPKPWRLTGNIIEMVTLTSQSTVNDMDGVHHDVVGRLLPHYVKWSNSYGKRFIYWHGIEPRMCLTEIELIKELMTKHHLVTGKSWLQQQGSKHFTGKGLLMANGQEWYHQRHIAAPAFMGDKLKSYSTHMVECTKHMLQSLLNEVKSGQNEFEIGEYMTRLTADIIARTEFDTSYEKGKQIFHLLTSLQHRCAQASRHLCFPGSRFFPTKYNREIKALKMEVERLLMEIIQSRKDCMEIGRSSSYGNDLLGILLNEMEKERRGGKFKINLELIMDECKTFFFAGHETTALLLTWTVMLLATNPHWQQKVRDEVNKVCDGGVPSLDQLPKLTLLQMVINESLRLYPPATVLPRMAFQDIKLGDLLIPKGLSLWIPVLAIHHSEELWGKDANEFNPERFNSRPFAAGRHFIPFAAGPRNCIGQSFAIMEAKIILAMLISRFSFTISERYRHAPVVVMTIKPKYGVQVYLKPLDDPSN; translated from the exons ATGtcagctatggtggtttgctTGACGACCCTTTCCGTTCTATTCATTTCATTGGTGTTCAAACTTGTGTTTGACACTATCCACTGTTACATTTTGATTCCTAGACGCATCAAGAACATGATGCAAAAACAAGGGGTTCGTGGCCCCAAACCCTGGAGATTAACGGGTAATATCATTGAGATGGTTACTCTAACCTCCCAATCCACCGTAAATGATATGGACGGAGTCCACCACGACGTCGTTGGCCGCCTTCTGCCTCATTATGTCAAGTGGTCTAACTCCTATG GGAAAAGATTTATATACTGGCACGGGATTGAGCCAAGGATGTGTTTGACAGAGATAGAATTGATCAAAGAACTGATGACGAAGCACCACCTTGTGACAGGCAAATCATGGCTGCAACAGCAAGGCTCAAAGCATTTTACTGGTAAAGGTTTGTTAATGGCCAATGGCCAAGAATGGTACCATCAACGACATATTGCTGCTCCAGCATTCATGGGAGATAAGCTTAAG AGTTATTCAACACACATGGTGGAATGCACTAAACACATGCTCCAATCACTGCTAAATGAAGTGAAATCTGGCCAAAACGAGTTCGAAATCGGCGAATACATGACTAGACTCACCGCCGATATTATCGCTAGAACCGAATTCGATACCAGTTATGAAAAAGGCAAGCAAATATTCCATCTTTTAACATCTCTGCAACACCGTTGTGCTCAGGCCAGCAGGCACCTTTGCTTTCCCGGAAGCCG GTTTTTTCCGACTAAATACAACAGAGAAATAAAGGCATTGAAAATGGAGGTAGAGAGATTACTAATGGAGATCATACAAAGCCGAAAAGATTGTATGGAGATAGGACGAAGCAGTTCGTATGGGAATGATTTGTTAGGCATATTGCTGAATGAGATGGAAAAGGAGAGACGGGGAGGcaaatttaagataaatttagAGTTGATAATGGATGAATGTAAGACATTCTTCTTTGCCGGCCATGAAACAACAGCTCTTTTACTTACGTGGACTGTCATGTTATTGGCCACTAACCCTCATTGGCAACAAAAGGTTCGAGACGAGGTGAATAAGGTCTGCGATGGTGGAGTCCCCTCTCTTGATCAACTCCCCAAACTCACTCTG CTACAAATGGTTATAAATGAGTCACTGAGACTATATCCACCAGCAACAGTGCTGCCTCGAATGGCTTTCCAGGACATAAAGTTAGGGGACCTGCTTATCCCCAAGGGACTATCCTTATGGATACCGGTGCTGGCCATCCATCACAGTGAAGAATTATGGGGAAAAGATGCCAATGAATTCAATCCAGAGAGGTTTAATTCGAGACCCTTTGCAGCCGGTCGCCATTTCATACCCTTCGCTGCTGGCCCACGGAATTGTATCGGCCAATCTTTCGCAATTATGGAAGCGAAGATCATCTTAGCGATGTTGATTTCTCGGTTTAGCTTCACGATTTCGGAGCGTTATCGACATGCTCCAGTTGTGGTCATGACAATAAAGCCTAAATATGGAGTACAAGTGTATTTGAAGCCATTGGACGATCCTTCCAACTGA